One stretch of Segatella copri DNA includes these proteins:
- a CDS encoding glycosyltransferase family 4 protein, producing MKVLMFGWEYPPHVFGGLATANFGISQGLHAQGDVDITLCLPHPFGDEDRSACKIVAMNSVPIAWRDVNHDYVQQRVGNIMNPDDYFRYRDHIYADFNYMHVNDLGCMEFAGGYPSNLHDEINNYSIIAGVVARSEEFDIIHAHDWLTFPAGIHAKRVSGKPLCIHVHATDFDRSRGKVNPTVYAIEKDGMDNADCIMCVSELTRQTVIHQYHQDPRKCFAMHNAVYPLKQEWQDIPRPNHKGKEKVVTFLGRLTMQKGPEYFVEAANMVLHRTRNVRFCMAGSGDMMDQMIYLAAERGIADRFHFPGFMRGKQVYECLKDSDVYVMPSVSEPFGISPLEAMQCGTPTIISKQSGCGEILSNCIKVDYWDIHALADAIYSICHNESLFDYLSEEGKKEVDQITWEKVGARIKDLYLKTLGWK from the coding sequence ATGAAAGTTTTAATGTTTGGATGGGAGTATCCTCCTCACGTATTTGGTGGTTTGGCAACTGCCAACTTTGGTATCTCCCAGGGACTTCATGCCCAGGGCGATGTTGATATCACATTGTGTCTGCCTCATCCTTTCGGTGATGAGGACCGCAGTGCCTGCAAGATTGTGGCAATGAACAGTGTGCCTATTGCCTGGCGCGATGTAAATCACGACTATGTGCAGCAGCGGGTAGGCAATATCATGAATCCGGATGACTATTTCCGTTACCGTGACCACATCTATGCCGATTTTAACTATATGCATGTAAATGACCTCGGCTGTATGGAATTTGCCGGTGGTTATCCGTCAAATCTTCATGACGAAATCAACAACTATAGCATCATTGCCGGAGTTGTAGCCCGTTCTGAGGAATTTGATATTATCCATGCTCACGACTGGCTTACATTCCCAGCCGGAATTCATGCCAAGCGCGTGAGTGGCAAACCATTGTGCATCCACGTTCATGCTACTGATTTCGACCGTAGCCGTGGAAAGGTGAACCCTACTGTTTACGCTATCGAGAAAGACGGTATGGATAATGCCGACTGCATCATGTGTGTATCCGAACTGACCCGCCAGACGGTGATTCACCAGTATCACCAGGATCCACGCAAGTGTTTCGCCATGCACAATGCCGTATACCCATTGAAGCAGGAGTGGCAGGATATTCCACGCCCAAATCATAAGGGCAAGGAGAAGGTAGTAACCTTCCTGGGACGTCTTACCATGCAGAAGGGACCTGAATATTTCGTAGAGGCTGCCAACATGGTATTGCACCGTACCCGCAATGTGCGTTTCTGTATGGCAGGTTCGGGCGATATGATGGATCAGATGATTTATCTCGCTGCTGAAAGAGGCATTGCCGACCGGTTCCACTTCCCTGGCTTTATGCGCGGCAAACAGGTTTATGAATGTCTGAAAGACAGTGATGTCTACGTGATGCCATCTGTGAGCGAGCCGTTCGGTATCTCACCTTTGGAAGCTATGCAGTGCGGCACACCAACCATTATCTCCAAGCAGAGTGGATGTGGAGAAATCCTGTCCAACTGTATCAAGGTAGACTACTGGGATATCCATGCCCTTGCCGATGCCATCTACAGCATCTGTCACAACGAGAGTCTTTTCGATTATCTCTCAGAGGAAGGCAAGAAAGAAGTAGACCAGATTACCTGGGAGAAAGTGGGAGCCCGCATCAAAGACCTGTACCTCAAGACCTTAGGGTGGAAGTAA